A genomic window from Leptospira fletcheri includes:
- a CDS encoding phytoene desaturase family protein — translation MENETINDRYDVIFIGSGMGSLTAASLLTQFAGKKVLILEKHFQPGGFTHEFQRKQGKFHWDVGIHYVGDMHEDGLCKKISDKVTDKKVIWKRMHDPFERLVFPNSTFDIYGDPARFQADLIRRFPEEQPAIEKYLKDIKKTSALFGKSLMLRLSPPPLESFSELLGEGGIRTLKEYFDANFKSEELKGILAAQWGDHGLPPSKVAFAMHASLVQHYINGGYYPVGGAGRIFDAVEEIVVKGGGTVLSSTEVLEILVQDGKAVGVRTKALRGEGLEREFLAPVVVSCAGAYPTYTKLVPESVPIPFRNSLLDFYDRERMTTSLCLYLGLSDSPAKLGFKGENYWIFSSPDHDRNFSQRNDWIEGSGEIPNLYVSFPSLKNPEAKHHTADVITFTDYDHFARWKSLPWKKRGEDYKSLKEKITNRMLMTLERRFPGFGKLVEYSELSTPITNEHFTSHPDGAIYGLACVAERYDKEKCPWFDVRTPVSGLYLTGADAGSPGIAGAMMAGLATATAVVGDSRMLKLLRN, via the coding sequence ATGGAAAACGAAACGATAAACGATCGATATGACGTCATTTTTATCGGCTCCGGAATGGGGAGCCTTACTGCGGCGAGTCTACTTACCCAATTCGCAGGGAAAAAGGTTCTGATTCTCGAAAAGCATTTCCAACCCGGGGGTTTCACCCACGAATTCCAGAGAAAGCAGGGAAAATTCCATTGGGACGTAGGAATCCACTATGTGGGGGATATGCACGAGGACGGACTCTGCAAAAAAATCTCAGATAAGGTCACGGATAAAAAAGTGATCTGGAAGCGTATGCATGATCCTTTCGAGCGTTTGGTCTTTCCGAACAGTACCTTCGACATTTACGGAGATCCCGCTAGATTCCAAGCCGACCTGATCCGGAGGTTTCCGGAAGAACAACCCGCGATCGAAAAGTATCTGAAGGACATCAAGAAAACTTCGGCGCTGTTCGGAAAATCCCTGATGCTCCGTCTTTCTCCTCCTCCTCTGGAATCCTTTTCCGAATTATTAGGAGAGGGTGGGATCCGGACTTTGAAGGAATATTTCGACGCGAATTTCAAGAGCGAGGAATTGAAAGGGATTTTGGCCGCCCAATGGGGAGATCATGGACTTCCTCCGTCCAAGGTGGCGTTTGCCATGCACGCTTCTTTGGTACAACACTATATCAACGGGGGATACTATCCAGTCGGTGGAGCCGGCCGTATCTTCGATGCCGTGGAAGAAATCGTAGTCAAAGGTGGAGGAACGGTACTTTCCTCCACCGAGGTACTGGAAATTTTGGTCCAAGACGGAAAAGCCGTAGGCGTCCGGACCAAAGCTCTTCGGGGAGAAGGATTGGAGAGGGAATTTCTGGCTCCCGTAGTGGTCTCTTGCGCGGGTGCCTATCCTACTTATACCAAACTGGTTCCCGAATCGGTTCCGATTCCGTTCCGGAATTCCCTCCTGGACTTTTACGATCGGGAAAGAATGACCACCAGTCTTTGCTTGTATTTAGGACTCTCGGACAGTCCTGCGAAGCTGGGATTCAAAGGGGAGAACTATTGGATTTTTTCTTCGCCCGATCATGATCGGAACTTCTCTCAGAGGAACGATTGGATCGAGGGCTCGGGAGAAATTCCGAATCTTTACGTTTCCTTTCCCAGTCTCAAGAATCCGGAAGCGAAGCACCATACCGCCGACGTGATCACGTTCACGGACTACGATCATTTTGCCCGATGGAAATCCTTGCCTTGGAAAAAGCGCGGGGAAGATTACAAATCTTTAAAGGAAAAGATCACGAATCGGATGCTCATGACTTTGGAACGTCGCTTTCCCGGATTCGGAAAACTCGTGGAATACTCGGAACTCTCCACTCCGATTACGAACGAACATTTTACCTCTCATCCGGACGGAGCGATTTACGGTCTCGCCTGCGTGGCGGAACGGTACGACAAGGAGAAATGCCCTTGGTTCGACGTACGCACCCCGGTCTCCGGACTGTATCTCACGGGAGCGGACGCGGGA
- a CDS encoding TetR/AcrR family transcriptional regulator: protein MKMKPDKNSYHHGDLKRALLDASIRILKEEGYKALSLRKAALTAGVSQSAPYRHYADLESLYADIAEEGFRLLSERLKSFQSRYKKRPLLLFRESGVTYVEFALEHPDLFRIMYGNQIESHSRYETLVLAENDSFRIIVEIIQDCKNAGLIRTDSVEKSATAAWTMVHGIAVLLAGKQVMFRSVDLQKARKVTKELISFLYNGMKA, encoded by the coding sequence ATGAAAATGAAGCCGGATAAAAATTCTTATCACCACGGGGATCTGAAACGCGCTCTTTTGGACGCATCGATCCGTATCCTAAAGGAAGAAGGTTACAAGGCGCTGAGCCTGAGAAAAGCCGCCTTGACGGCTGGAGTCAGCCAATCCGCACCGTACAGACATTACGCGGATTTGGAGTCCCTTTACGCGGACATAGCGGAGGAAGGATTTCGGCTCCTATCGGAAAGACTCAAGAGTTTCCAAAGCAGGTATAAAAAAAGACCCTTGTTGCTATTCCGCGAATCGGGAGTGACCTATGTGGAATTCGCCCTGGAACATCCGGACCTATTCCGGATCATGTACGGGAACCAGATCGAGAGCCATTCGCGGTACGAAACCCTGGTCCTCGCAGAGAACGATTCCTTCCGAATCATCGTGGAAATCATCCAAGACTGTAAGAATGCGGGACTGATCCGGACGGACAGCGTGGAAAAATCCGCAACTGCCGCCTGGACGATGGTGCACGGGATCGCGGTGTTACTCGCAGGAAAGCAGGTGATGTTCCGCTCCGTGGATCTGCAAAAGGCAAGAAAGGTCACGAAGGAGCTGATCTCTTTCCTGTACAACGGAATGAAGGCGTAG
- a CDS encoding SAM-dependent methyltransferase codes for MNHLYRLLEKDLFPDWLIRIRIRQLLKVRLRQENRGTREQNQEHLIGVVRKLKDSPIAIHTIAANEQHYEVPSDFFRSVMGRYMKYSSGFWQSPNVGIDESERAMLELTCQRAALKDGMTVLDLGCGWGSLSLYIAETYPKCKILGVSNSTSQKKYIDAEARRRGLRNLTIQTVDVNVFKTKIKFDRIVSVEMLEHVRNYETLFERLAGFLKKDGLFFVHIFTHKTYSYPFEVVDDTDWMAKYFFTGGQMPSHDLLLYFQKDFLIQNQWIINGKHYSLTSEAWLRNMYSNRKEILEIFERTYGKENSLKWFVYWKVFFLSCAELWKFRDGEEWAVSHYLFQKR; via the coding sequence ATGAATCACCTGTACCGACTTCTGGAAAAGGATCTCTTCCCCGATTGGTTGATCCGGATTCGGATCCGGCAATTGCTTAAGGTCCGTCTCCGCCAAGAAAACAGGGGAACACGAGAGCAAAATCAGGAACATCTGATCGGGGTTGTCCGAAAACTGAAGGATTCTCCGATCGCGATCCATACGATTGCAGCCAACGAGCAGCATTACGAAGTGCCTTCCGACTTTTTCCGATCGGTCATGGGGAGATACATGAAATACAGTTCCGGATTTTGGCAATCCCCGAACGTCGGAATCGACGAATCGGAGAGAGCCATGCTGGAGCTCACTTGCCAACGGGCAGCATTGAAAGACGGAATGACCGTCCTAGATCTAGGTTGCGGTTGGGGCTCTCTTTCCTTGTATATCGCCGAAACCTATCCGAAGTGTAAAATCCTAGGAGTCTCCAATTCTACGAGCCAAAAGAAATATATAGACGCGGAAGCCCGGAGACGAGGGCTTAGAAATCTTACGATCCAAACCGTCGACGTGAACGTTTTTAAGACGAAAATCAAGTTCGATCGAATCGTTTCTGTGGAAATGCTGGAACATGTCAGGAATTACGAGACTCTTTTCGAAAGGTTGGCGGGCTTCCTAAAAAAGGACGGCTTGTTTTTCGTACATATTTTCACGCACAAGACGTACTCCTATCCCTTCGAAGTGGTGGACGATACGGACTGGATGGCGAAGTATTTTTTTACCGGCGGACAGATGCCTTCCCACGATCTTCTTTTGTATTTCCAAAAGGATTTTCTCATACAAAACCAGTGGATAATCAACGGAAAGCATTACTCTCTGACTTCCGAGGCCTGGCTTCGGAACATGTACTCCAATCGAAAGGAAATTCTAGAGATCTTCGAAAGAACGTACGGAAAAGAAAACTCCTTGAAATGGTTCGTCTATTGGAAGGTCTTCTTTCTCTCCTGCGCAGAGCTCTGGAAGTTTCGCGATGGGGAAGAATGGGCCGTCTCTCATTATCTGTTTCAAAAGAGGTGA
- a CDS encoding DUF1295 domain-containing protein: MYENALFLMLVAWVLVFVLMSLLWLLGRVLGNYAIVDLGWGLCISSAAIVYFILGTGDPIHKTVFAFMATVWGWRLSYFILTTRILGGHEDRRYTAFRKEYGDQVHRKFFTNVFQFQGLLGTVLSLPFVFPALNPSGTIHPLEILGLSLFAVGIVGESVADFQLSEFKRIPENLQKVCDTGLWKYSRHPNYFFEWVIWVSFGLVSLASPWGWIGLVSPIVMFVLLTQVTGIPLNEQGQLESKGEAYQEYRRKTSAFVPWFPGK; this comes from the coding sequence ATGTACGAAAACGCGCTGTTTTTGATGTTGGTCGCGTGGGTCCTTGTTTTCGTGTTGATGAGCCTGCTTTGGCTGCTGGGGAGGGTTTTGGGGAATTACGCCATCGTGGATTTGGGTTGGGGTCTCTGTATTTCCTCGGCCGCGATCGTTTATTTCATCCTCGGTACCGGAGATCCGATCCATAAGACCGTTTTCGCGTTTATGGCCACGGTCTGGGGTTGGAGACTTTCCTATTTCATACTGACGACCCGGATTTTAGGTGGACACGAAGATAGAAGATATACCGCCTTCCGGAAGGAATACGGAGATCAGGTACATCGCAAATTCTTTACGAACGTTTTCCAATTCCAAGGATTGCTCGGAACCGTCTTAAGCTTGCCTTTCGTTTTTCCCGCACTGAATCCTTCCGGTACCATTCATCCTCTGGAGATTCTAGGGCTATCGCTCTTTGCCGTCGGAATCGTGGGAGAGTCCGTCGCGGACTTTCAACTTTCCGAATTCAAGAGAATACCGGAGAATCTGCAAAAAGTCTGCGACACCGGGCTTTGGAAATACAGCAGGCATCCGAATTACTTTTTCGAATGGGTGATCTGGGTATCCTTCGGTTTAGTGTCGTTGGCTTCTCCTTGGGGTTGGATCGGACTCGTTTCTCCGATCGTCATGTTCGTATTGTTGACGCAAGTCACCGGAATTCCGTTAAACGAACAAGGGCAGCTCGAATCGAAGGGAGAAGCTTACCAGGAATACCGTCGTAAAACCAGTGCGTTCGTCCCCTGGTTCCCCGGAAAATAA
- a CDS encoding DUF2062 domain-containing protein, with product MSTNEKRKTPVKPSFVGKLKEAIVKELKTGISPEKIALSLVLGGAIGVFPLIGTTMALAAVFGFLLRLNPISVQLANYAMYPLQIFLLIPFLEFGARLSGTRPDLEWAYRFVDGDPSLLWKGLVDSALYAVVGWGSTVPALSFATYFVVLPLVKKIDRIVRKDSL from the coding sequence GTGAGTACGAACGAAAAACGAAAAACTCCGGTCAAGCCTTCCTTTGTCGGAAAGTTGAAAGAGGCAATCGTCAAGGAGTTGAAGACGGGAATCAGTCCGGAAAAAATCGCGCTTTCCCTCGTTCTAGGCGGAGCGATCGGAGTCTTTCCTTTGATCGGGACCACGATGGCCCTTGCGGCGGTGTTCGGATTCCTTCTTAGGTTGAATCCGATCTCTGTGCAACTCGCGAATTACGCGATGTATCCCTTGCAGATTTTTTTGTTGATCCCTTTCTTGGAGTTCGGGGCGAGATTGTCCGGCACTCGCCCGGATTTGGAATGGGCGTATCGATTCGTGGACGGCGATCCTTCCTTGTTGTGGAAAGGGTTGGTCGATTCCGCTCTCTACGCCGTGGTCGGATGGGGTTCGACGGTCCCGGCTCTGTCTTTCGCTACCTATTTTGTCGTATTGCCTCTCGTGAAAAAAATCGATCGGATTGTCCGCAAGGATTCCCTTTAA